A region from the Musa acuminata AAA Group cultivar baxijiao chromosome BXJ1-10, Cavendish_Baxijiao_AAA, whole genome shotgun sequence genome encodes:
- the LOC103969000 gene encoding 11S globulin seed storage protein Ana o 2.0101 — protein MDIDLTPKLSKKSYGGDGGAYYAWCSDDLPMLRAAGIGAGKLALEKSGLALPFYSDSSKVAYVLQGGGTCGIVLPEATKEKVIAIKKGDAIALPFGVVTWWFNPSDTELVVLFLGDTSKGHKAGQFTNFPITGGNGIFTGFTAEFVGRAWDLTEDEAKKLVHSQTIVGIVKVKDGQAMPEPSAKDREGMVLNCLEAPLDVDIKNGGCVVVLNTKNLPLVGEVGLGADLVRLNGHAMCSPGFSCDSAYQVTYVVRGSGRVQVVGVDGKRVLETTVKGGCLFIVPRFFVVSKIADADGLEWFSIITTPNPVFTHLAGKTSVWKAISSEVLQAAFNTTPEMEKLFRSKRTSDEIFFPPPK, from the exons ATGGATATCGACTTGACGCCGAAGCTGTCGAAGAAATCGTACGGCGGGGATGGGGGCGCGTACTACGCGTGGTGCAGCGACGATCTCCCGATGCTCCGCGCGGCCGGCATCGGCGCCGGGAAGCTCGCGCTGGAGAAGAGTGGCTTGGCCCTCCCCTTCTACTCCGACTCCTCCAAGGTCGCCTACGTCCTCCAAG GTGGTGGAACTTGTGGAATTGTGCTCCCAGAGGCCACAAAAGAGAAGGTAATTGCAATCAAGAAGGGTGATGCTATTGCCCTTCCCTTTGGAGTAGTGACCTGGTGGTTCAACCCCAGTGACACCGAGCTCGTGGTACTCTTCTTAGGAGACACTTCAAAGGGCCACAAGGCCGGTCAATTCACCAACTTTCCAATCACTGGTGGCAATGGAATCTTCACTGGTTTTACCGCCGAGTTCGTTGGCCGTGCCTGGGACCTCACTGAAGATGAGGCAAAGAAACTCGTCCACAGCCAAACCATTGTTGGCATTGTCAAGGTGAAGGACGGGCAAGCCATGCCTGAGCCTTCGGCCAAAGACAGGGAGGGCATGGTTCTCAACTGCTTGGAGGCACCTCTGGATGTCGACATCAAAAATGGGGGCTGTGTTGTGGTGCTGAACACCAAAAATCTTCCCCTGGTAGGAGAGGTTGGGCTTGGTGCTGATCTTGTGAGGTTGAATGGCCATGCCATGTGCTCCCCTGGATTCTCCTGCGACTCTGCATACCAGGTGACCTATGTGGTTAGAGGGAGTGGTCGTGTGCAGGTTGTTGGTGTCGACGGCAAGCGCGTCCTGGAGACAACTGTGAAAGGTGGTTGTCTGTTCATCGTGCCAAGGTTCTTCGTCGTGTCAAAGATTGCTGATGCTGATGGACTGGAATGGTTCTCCATCATCACCACTCCAAA CCCGGTATTCACTCATCTGGCCGGAAAGACATCTGTGTGGAAGGCaatatcgtcggaagtgctgcaggCTGCATTCAATACCACCCCTGAGATGGAGAAGCTGTTCAGATCCAAGAGGACCTCTGATGaaatcttcttccctcctcctaagTAA